The sequence TGCTGGGCCGCGTGATCGGACTGGCCTTCGCCGTGCCGCTGGCGTGGTTCTGGGTGAAGGGCGCGATCCCGCAAGGATACAGGCATCGGCTGGTCGCCCTGCTCGCGCTTGGCGGTCTCCAGGGCGTGTTCGGCTGGTTCATGGTCAGGAGCGGGCTTGCGGGCACGATGACCGATGTGAGCCATTTCTGGCTGTCGATCCATCTGCTGACAGCGTTCTTCACGCTTGGCGGCCTTGTCTGGACCGCGCTCGACCTGCGGCAATTGGGCCTTGAGGACAGGCCGCGATCGCGCTGGACCGTCACGGCGAGCTGGGTTGGCGCGATCCTGTTCGTCCAGCTTCTCCTGGGGGCCTGGGTCGCTGGCCTCAATGCCGGGCTCGCCTCCGACACCTGGCCGCTGATGCAGGGCCGCTTGGTGCCGGAATTCGATGCAACGGGCGGCATGGTCCACGCGCTGACGCATGACCCCTTCCTGATCCATTTCGTCCATCGCTGGTGGGCGTGGATCGCGTTCGTGGCGCTGATCGTGATGGCGCGGCGCGTGAAGCCGATCGCGCGCCCTGCCGCGATCACGATAAATGCGCTTCTGGGCACCCAGATCCTGCTCGGCATCGCCACGGTGATGAGCGGCGTCGAACTCTGGCTGGCCGTGGCGCATCAGGTGGTGGGCGCGCTCCTGACCGCGAGCTTCGCCTGGGGTGCGCACGCGCTTGGCCGCAAGGCCTGATTTGTGACACGAGGCTCGGACCGGCGCGATGTTCTGCGCACGGTCGCGGGTTTCGCGATCGCGCCGATCCTTGGCCTGCCGATCTTCGCCTTGTCGACCCGGCCTGCCGGGGCTGCGACGATTGGCCCGAAAATCGCACCCGGCCTCGCCTTCACCCTCCATCGCGAACTCGAACGGGAAATCGTCGGCGGCAAGGCGATCATCGTGCGCCGCGCATGGGCCTGCCGGTTCGAAAAGGTCGGGCGCGGCCTGGGCGTTTCGGGATCGCAGATTTCGGCCAGCGTCGAGGCGCCGCCTTCGCTCGGCGCCTTCGCCGCGATCGAGGAGCGGCGGCAGGAAACCGGCTTCCTCCCCGCCACTCTCGATGCGAACGGCCTGATCCTTCCGCGCGGCGAGAGAAAGGGATCGCCCGAGAT comes from Qipengyuania pelagi and encodes:
- a CDS encoding COX15/CtaA family protein, yielding MAPKPHSSAPSRPIAIANWLLVVAALVVLMVAVGGITRLTESGLSITQWKPITGAIPPLSEAAWQAEFDLYRRTGEYINVTGPAGMDLAAFKFIYFWEWFHRLLGRVIGLAFAVPLAWFWVKGAIPQGYRHRLVALLALGGLQGVFGWFMVRSGLAGTMTDVSHFWLSIHLLTAFFTLGGLVWTALDLRQLGLEDRPRSRWTVTASWVGAILFVQLLLGAWVAGLNAGLASDTWPLMQGRLVPEFDATGGMVHALTHDPFLIHFVHRWWAWIAFVALIVMARRVKPIARPAAITINALLGTQILLGIATVMSGVELWLAVAHQVVGALLTASFAWGAHALGRKA